A genomic segment from Nicotiana tabacum cultivar K326 chromosome 7, ASM71507v2, whole genome shotgun sequence encodes:
- the LOC142162445 gene encoding uncharacterized protein LOC142162445: protein MNLTVEQKSVYDKIMRAVNKANGGFFFLYGYRGTGKTFIWKTLSSGIRSGGDIVLTVVYSEIAPLLYQQRAILALTLDMVESINEYMVSLNHSPKKIYLNYDTVGVPMMLLRNIDQSSGLCNGTRLIITKLENQVIEAKVLYGNMAGQKVFTPRMTLTPSDARIPFKFQLRQFPIVVYFSMTINKNQGQSLSHMRLFLKKPVFTHGQLYVALSRVMSRKGLKILVYDDNGQIMNEARNVVYKEIFHNLV from the exons ATGAATTTGACAGTTGAACAAAAGTCGGTTTATGATAAAATTATGAGGGCAGTGAATAAAGCCAACGGTGGATTCTTCTTTTTGTATGGTTATAGAGGAActggaaaaacttttatttggaAGACTCTGTCTTCTGGCATACGATCTGGAGGAGACATCGTGTTAACTGTTGTATATAGTGAAATTGCACCTCTTTTGTACCAG CAAAGAGCAATTCTTGCTCTGACTCTTGATATGGTGGAGTCGATCAATGAATATATGGTTTCACTCAATCATAGTCCTAAAAAGATATATTTGAATTATGATACA GTTGGTGTTCCTATGATGTTGCTGAGAAATATAGACCAGTCATCAGGATTGTGTAATGGCACGAGGTTGATCATCACAAAACTTGAAAATCAGGTTATTGAAGCCAAGGTTTTATATGGTAATATGGCTGGACAAAAAGTGTTTACCCCGAGAATGACGTTGACGCCATCAGATGCAAGAATACCTTTTAAGTTCCAGCTAAGACAATTTCCAATTGTTGTATATTTTTCCATGacaattaataaaaatcaagGCCAGTCATTGTCTcatatgagattatttttgaagaAGCCAGTATTTACTCATGGACAACTGTATGTTGCTCTTTCACGCGTGATGAGTAGAAAAGGATTGAAGATTTTAGTTTATGATGATAATGGCCAAATAATGAATGAAGCTAGAAATGTGGTGTATAAAGAAATTTTCCATAATTTAGTTTGA
- the LOC107767968 gene encoding bZIP transcription factor 29: MGGDNEEGNSDMVQRLQSSFGTSSSSLPKKHQSLLSMNQLDIPQLTSTSQFRGQMRQFSPNFSVENSTNKRVGIPPSHPQMPPISPYSQIPVTRPVNQQMGMQNFTSPGPPHSRSLSQPSFFSLDSLPPLSPSPYRESSSTSMSDPISADVSMGDQDGNSHSLLPPSPFTRCNSSRAGESLPPRKAHRRSNSDIPFGFSAMMQSSPPLVPLRSPGSLERSVPSREKPIQLVKREAMWDKGNDSNAEGMGERKSEGEVVDDLFSAYMNLDNIDALNSSGTDDKLGNENREDLDSRASGTKTNGGDSSDNEATSSVNDSGSSMQRLGISSSVEKKEGIKRSAVGDIAPTTRHYRSVSMDSFMGKLNFVDDSPKLPPSPGPRPGQLSPTSSLDANSNSFSLEFGNGEFSGAELKKIMANEKLAEIALTDPKRAKRILANRQSAARSKERKMRYIAELEHKVQTLQTEATTLSAQLTLLQRDSAGLTSQNHELKFRLQAMEQQAQLRDALNEALTAEVQRLKLATTEISADPAKFQQLSLNPQMFQLQQQQSTQLNMHQLQQQQQQQQQQQSSQPPQHAQQQLNSSTPSKNESK; the protein is encoded by the exons ATGGGTGGCGACAATGAGGAAGGAAATAGTGATATGGTGCAAAGACTTCAATCATCATTTGGTACATCATCTTCTTCACTCCCTAAAAAACATCAATCTTTATTATCAATGAACCAATTGGACATACCTCAATTGACTAGTACttcccaatttcgtggtcaaatgaGGCAATTTTCACCCAACTTTAGTGTTGAAAATAGTACTAATAAGAGAGTAGGCATACCGCCTTCTCACCCACAAATGCCCCCTATTTCACCTTACTCTCAGATCCCTGTGACAAGGCCTGTGAATCAGCAAATGGGAATGCAGAATTTTACTAGTCCAGGGCCACCGCATTCGCGATCTTTATCACAACCGTCGTTTTTCTCATTGGATTCTTTGCCACCCTTGAGCCCTTCACCGTATAGGGAATCCTCGTCGACGTCCATGTCTGACCCTATATCAGCTGATGTGTCAATGGGTGATCAGGATGGCAATTCACATTCTTTATTGCCCCCCTCGCCTTTCACGAGGTGTAATTCGTCGAGGGCAGGAGAGAGTCTTCCTCCTCGTAAGGCTCATAGACGGTCAAATAGTGATATCCCGTTTGGCTTTTCTGCAATGATGCAGTCCTCACCACCTCTTGTTCCGTTAAGGAGCCCTGGTTCTCTTGAAAGGTCAGTTCCTTCAAGGGAAAAACCAATTCAGTTGGTTAAACGGGAAGCTATGTGGGATAAAGGAAATGATAGCAATGCTGAAGGGATGGGTGAGAGGAAATCTGAAGGAGAAGTTGTGGATGACCTGTTTTCCGCGTATATGAACTTGGACAACATTGATGCATTAAACTCTTCTGGGACTGATGACAAGCTGGGTAATGAGAACCGTGAAGATTTAGATAGTAGAGCGAGTGGTACAAAGACGAATGGTGGTGATAGCAGTGATAATGAAGCTACAAGCAGTGTGAATGACAGTGGCAGCAGTATGCAGAGGTTAGGGATATCTTCTTCTGTTGAGAAGAAGGAAGGGATCAAAAGGAGTGCTGTGGGAGATATCGCTCCGACCACAAGGCACTACAGGAGTGTTTCAATGGATAGTTTCATGGGGAAGTTAAACTTTGTTGATGATTCACCAAAATTGCCTCCGTCTCCTGGACCACGCCCAGGCCAACTCTCACCGACCAGTTCGCTTGATGCAAATTCAAACAGCTtcagtttggaatttggaaatggTGAATTTAGTGGAGCtgaattgaagaaaattatgGCAAATGAGAAACTTGCAGAGATAGCCTTAACAGATCCAAAGCGGGCCAAAAG GATTTTAGCCAACCGTCAATCTGCTGCTCGTTCAAAAGAGCGCAAGATGAGATACATTGCGGAGTTAGAACACAAGGTGCAAACACTGCAGACTGAAGCAACCACATTGTCTGCTCAACTGACACTGTTGCAG AGAGATTCTGCTGGGCTAACGAGCCAAAACCACGAACTAAAGTTTCGTTTGCAAGCCATGGAACAGCAAGCTCAACTCCGTGATG CGCTAAATGAAGCATTAACTGCTGAAGTACAACGGTTGAAGCTTGCAACCACTGAGATAAGTGCAGACCCGGCCAAGTTTCAGCAGCTTTCTCTCAATCCTCAGATGTTCCAGTTGCAGCAACAGCAGTCAACTCAGCTAAACATGCATCAGttgcagcagcagcaacaacaacaacaacaacaacaatcatcTCAGCCTCCACAACATGCACAGCAGCAACTTAACAGCTCTACACCTTCAAAGAACGAATCGAAGTAG